The genomic stretch TCATCTACATATTCTCATCTACCAGCAAGGAACAAAGCAAGAAGCTAGAGAAGAATCCCTTCAGCCATGCTCTGCTCTCACCTTAGCAGAGGTCTCAAACCAGCCAACAAAGCCATGATCCTTGCAGAACTGGTCCATTTTGATGCCGTTGTTGGTCAGCTCCCTGCCCTGGTCACACTTGTTGGCCAGCAGCACGGTGGCGATGCTCTGTCCATTAGACATCATTAGTTTAGAATCCAAGTCCTCCTTCCACTTAATGACGGCCTCAAAGGTTGTGGGCCGCGTCACATCGAACACTATGAATGCTCCCATGGCTTCACGGTAGTACACTCGTGTCATGTTCCCAAAACGTTCCTGACCTGtcatgagcaaacacacaaacacacacagggagaTTTGTTCATTGCTATGGCAACGCTGTTGTTCCCGTTCATTAGTCTGATGACAGATTTCCAttgtttttctgaatttttgcaGCAAAACAACCAACGCAGCTGACATTACGGCTGCAGTTAGCAGTCCCTGCATTCTCATGAAACAGCACATTCCTGTAGTCTTACTGTCACGTTGCACTTAACTAGATGGTCAGTGCAATTACTTGTTCCTGCTGGTAATAAGCTTACTTAAATTAAACCTGCATTTTGCAGGTTCTATAACTGTATTCATGAATATCTGTGACAACATAATAATGTGAACGGTCTGCGTGGAAGTGTGCACACATGGGAGTTCACCCATGCTTATGCATTGTGAAGGAAATGGAAATGAGGTGCTTGAGGAGCAGGTTTGCTGTCAACAGGACAGTCCCTCGGGGTGTGTGCTGTCTAATGTGACTACTTGTTGGTCCTGAACtgagcatgtgagtgtgtgcatcCTGCTTGCTGTGCATACTTCTCAGCAGAAAAGTTTACATGGTTGATGAATATTAATGACGGATGGGCCACATTTGGCTTTGCTGGAAGTATTCTGACAAGGACAAAATGCTTCTATTTGCATCGCAAAGAAGAGGAAATGGAAAAGCTGACTGGCTGTGGATTGACAGCTTCCTCCTTTCGTGAGAGAGGATGAATGAGTGATTTTCATTGCTAATAAGGAAGCCTCATATGCAAGCGATGTGACAGCAGtctcagacagacacacacgtCACACGTCACTTGACACACTGTCATTCAGTATGGTGGTGGCGCAATTTACAGCTTTACATGACTTCAAAGTCCACATGTAAAGTCCAGTCCATAAATTACAAGCCTAACCTTATTTCAAGCGGGTAGAAAAATCAGCTGTGACTACTAAGTGGATCTAATTGACCTAAATTATCTGCTTAAACATGAgcctgcatgtatgtgtgtgtgtgactgagtgaagatgatttgtgtttttttttttgggctaCAATGATACTCCTGTGACTGGCCTTTAAATCGTCCTCACATGGGCCCTAATCACATGATACAACATCATACCTTAAAAGAATGACTGAGTAACCGTGTGATGGTCTTCTATaagcattttgtgtgtgtgtgtgtgtgtgtgtgtgtgtgtgtgtgtgtgtgtgtgtgtgtggtgtgcacatgtgtgttacAGAATATACTGTTTGTGTGTAATACCAGCTTACCACAGTGACAGTGCAAACTTGGGTTGTGAATGTTTCGTAATTTCACAACAGTCATGCCTAACTGTCAGGTTGAAGATAAATATTATCTACCCATACTATCAGTTTTTCAGGAACTGAGGCAGGATTGCTAAACATTgagattattttttcttttgtgaagtTTTAAAGGGTTTCTTAAGTTTTTGCGCATTTTGACATGAGAACTATGCAAAATTGAAGCAGGAAACGGTGCGTAATACACATCCATTACACCCTCTCTGCAGTTTGAAAGTCACTTCGACCTGCTGTCAGCTGTATAGACAGCAGGAGATGATATTTCTACACTCAGCAAATATTTCTAGAATTTAACTTCTTCATTCCCTCACCTGCAATGTCCCACAGCTGAAGCCGGACTGTCTCAGAGTCCCAGTTCAACACTTTCAAGGCGAAGTCCACCCCGATAGTGGCTCGGTAGTTGGTGGAGTAGGTCTGATGGACGTAGCGCCTGATGATGGAGGTCTTTCCCACCCCCAGGTCTCCGATCACCAGCACCTTGTACAGGTGCTCCTTTCGGAGACTCTGCATACCGTTGGAGTGCGTCGGATAGTTGGTCATcccacctgttggagcagctttCAGTGACTCTGACACGGTAAGTTGCGCTCTGAGACTTCGCTGCCCTGATCCAGTTCGTCTCCCTCTCTGCGGGTTATGGAACCGCCCTGTAGGGGAAGAGTGTGACTACTCAGGGGCCGTGCTTGGGAACTTGTGACCTCGCCTCGGCACCCTGGGGAGACCTGCAGTGCGCACGGGTAGCAGCGTGAGTCTCTGCTGAGTCGAACCGCTGCTTCAGTTTAACCATTTGTGTGCTGTGGAACAGTCACATCCTTGCATCAGCTATTGGTCTCACTGAATATTTATGGAGTATTGGTTTCACAGTCTCTTTACTTCTCATTATTTatcactgttttgtttatttttcaggattttttaaatatatgttttttatcgTGTCTGGTATTGCAAAGCCAGTCactttacatttcactgtcctgtatgagcatgtgacaaataaGAACTCTTGAGTCTTGAAAATATCGCGACTCATtttgattataataataactttagCCTGACTTTTAGccatatctttttttttttttttaaaggatcaAAACACATACAGAAGGCATGAATGCTGGTTTCAAACTTTGTGAGATTTCAGGAGACAGCTTTTAAATCAGAAATCCTGAACATGGACTGATAGTTCATGTTACAGAAAAAAGGTCCTCCCTTTGGTTTCAAGAAGCCTCTACCCTGGTGCCACACCTCCCAACTGGATCCCAGAATAGTCATGCATtcactaaaacagacagatgcaaagagaagaaaagtgtCTTTACTTCTTTTCATATGTATGTTTGGTCGCGCATAATTTGCATATTTACGTATTTTGCTGTCTGGGCAGCTGTATATTGCACTTATTCTCTGCAAGGATCAACAAGCGCTATGATATCTTCTAGGAATGCTCACAGAAGgcataaaaaataaaggcaaTGATGCTAACTGGGTTATCTTATTGTTATTTGTATGACACAGGTGCTGCATGTATGCCAAGTGCAATGAATAAGACTGAGATTATATTGTACATATGTCACTGCcaggggcggatctactggggtggcatagggtggcaactcccacccctagaagatgccttgccaacccggctgccaccccagttctgaacgatctaattcaaaaatatgtatatgaaaggttgtggccggccgtaaagagcgaaagtccaggaaagacgaataacgagtgaaactccgatgtccgagtgccttcgaatgcaccatgtagacgtcacgtcctgtacagtctatgctgctacagatacgaggTGACACAATCCCACTGAGGGGGCTGCTCTTAGAtctcactcatgtggatgacagctggacttcggtgtgacagtaagacactagttagactgggttagactacatgctaatataactgttcacaatgtatttAATGCTAATAGTCTCTAAATTCACATTAAGTGTTTGCGAGACGAGCCACAGTTTCCAGTGAGtctgggccttgctaatttttacttctgtagctATCTAATGTTAGAcaacagccacagaaggatggtgggggatcgtctgtggaagtttttcttttctttttgataattacaacctgtggttctgacaaccgactgtaagtcaaaagaaatcacacatttactcagactttacatgacattaaagtgtaaccaaaccccaagtcacaccaggttttcatgcactgtttgaaaactacatcctgcttgtttaatgctggtttttataattttgctgtcaaggtcataataacaccaacactgatgtgtttcatcatagtacagtcatatcatttagtttacagctgaaaaaaagtttacatgttaagtatctctttaaaggtttaaattgtacacatcagattgtatcatagtaATGAcaattatcaaaggaaaaaacagttcagtcagtgtgattcttgtaggagacagtaaagaatgaagaggaagggaaccaccagcagcttttcccagcctaaaagaagagaggaggaagagcatcccagagaggagatggaggaggaagagttcagagaaagaaatgaaggcatgcagagctcagacagcgaaaggtaaatcagactatctctggtccagctggtccacatgctatgaatattgtgttagtataatatatctgagtaagaggtacaTCTGTAACAATAATTACCTTTctggacaaattattatctgatgtagttagtcttttaattttaagatgataagtaggtccttaattcttaagaatatccagatattggaattatagaattattgtaagaaatgtctcaaataaagagcatcaaaaaataaaaccacaaatctaagacaataaatcaaattatctggactctgactctgttctagaTGAATTGATAATGTAATAATTGTGGCAGGCTGAACATAAGctagatcacacaaatgcagatttcccaaaacagtgcataagagagacattgtctagtcttaatctaatttgttgctaaatttaagaaacatttttaacatgtctagcatttggtttcttcaaagtgtataaggtggactttatttcagtttaaatcttttcccctttctgctagacatatcaaatcacatattgtgattggcagctaataagaacaactcatgtttaggattggctgacaaatacaaatgatatttacttatttacttatttaacatacttagCAGTATTTGTGTCAATTTGATAACGCCTCCTGGCTGGTTTCATCCAGATTCcatcattccatttttgagtaaccCTGTATGTGCCACCCCCTAGAATGTATCTGCCACCCCTTTGCCAccctattaatttttctctagaTCCACCCCTGGTCACTGCAAACTCAATCCCCTCAATGCCTTTAGGCCACCGCTGGTATGGAGGAGTGAGAGGAATCATCAGATGCCTCCAGTTGCAGGAGAAAAAGCATGTAATTAAGTTATTATATAATCTGTGGTGATGTGTCAAGAAGGATTTACATTTAGCTGACACATTTtgaagctgcagcagtgttGAATAACCTCCTGAGGAGTGTTTCTAATATTCTCTTCTCTCAATTTAAGTCATGTAACACCATCATATGTCAAGGATAAACAATGAGTTGGTCCACTGAGGTCTTGCTCTCTCCCAGGACTCATCAAAGCCTATTACTCTCCATCTATGAATAAACTTACTACCTTGTGAATATTAATTTCACTTCACAATTTTGGACTACAATTTATGGAATAGAAAATTATACCACATGTTATTTAATACAGAGTGCCCTAGAAACCCTATTTCCCATTAGGTTTATTAATTATCACACAGTGAATTGACATAATTATATTCTTATTTAGAAAAGGTCCATAAGTAACAGGGcctaaaaatgtgtaaaaataacacTGCACAAGAGCCAGTGATCGTGTATTGAATTTCGCATGGAAACCTTTAATGCAGCACAAGTTGTAAATTCAGTCTATctgaaaaagaagatgaagCGATAAAGACAAACATTCTTTAGGTTATATTAGTGAGTTACTGGCATAAAGCATAATATGCACCTACAAAATCAGAGTTGCCACAAACCTGCATGCAAATATGATAAATCTCTGATGATTTTTACATTGAAAATTCGTAAAAAATACTGTACgtttcaaaacaaacacattcctGCCTGTGTAAACATAATAGACAAAAGAGGGAGTGAAGCCAgactcaaaaaagaaaaaagatgagcTACCACAAGAATATCATCAGATGCATCTTAgttgaagctgaaaaagctgCAGTCCTGTGAATCCATACTATCATTCATCTACATCCCTGGAGAGGCCAAAATGCagatacaaaaatgaataaaaaagagcATCCATTGAATGGAAATGTTCAGGCATAGGAAATCTAAACAGGCTCGCAGTAAGATTCTCAATGTGACTCAGCTTATAGAAACACAATGTAATTTACTGCAGGGAGACATTGGCACATATTTAGGTAAAAAAGCAAAGCTGTTTTGCAATAAACGTCTAAAAGATATGGCACACTTTCAGCTTGCGTCTCTCATCCTAAAACTAACCTAGAAACAATATCACTAATAGTATTATTACTTTGCTACTGTATCTATGAATTATAGTAGTTCGACAGTACAATATTAAAAAGTAATTCCTTACAAACAGAACTTAGAAAGTGCAAACAAATCTTGACATCATGCAAACTGTATACATTTTGAGCCAGCATGTGATATTCGTCATTCAGTGGATAAGAATTGAAGACCAGAAGGTATTTTGGTTCAGACACATCCTGAGGTGGAAGATAATTTTGGTCCACTACAAATGATAACTTATCGTACATTCAACTTAGTGACACCGAGATAAAATAGTTAAAGAAGACATCCAAGTAGTCCATAAGCTCTTTGTGGGTTAGACACCTGATGAATGTGTCCACTGAGACAATGTCTTACATTCCGTAGAGAAGTAAAGAGCCCCTGTCTCTCAGGATAGGAGGAGATTCATTATCACAACGTGGTTTTTCCGAGAAAAAGGAAGGTCACTAAGAACTCCccgcacagaaaaaaaaacctgattcTTGATTTGCAGCATCTGTTTTCCTTCACCGTTAGTGAACAACAAAATGCTCTCTTCTGTCTTCCAGAGCTGACAACAAAATCTGAGGGTGAGAAAAATGTGTCATGTCTGACCTTTTGATTTCAGGCAAAGTTATCTGAGCTGTTTTCTTCTGGACGAATGCTTCCACGCTGATAAAATCCGCATCCAGCTAAGTCTCAAAATATTACACGAAAGGGCAGTTTGTCAGCAACAAATACATCACCTCATGTACAGAAAGTCAACAGCAGGCAATACAAAACAAATTATGCCCTCTATGTTTATGATAATagataatgaaaaatatacaaCTGAAATTACTGGTTTCTAATACCTGCACTTCCTAGATCCTACAAAATCGAATGCAATATTGAGATTCTTCTGCTATTTTGGTATAATCCAAAGAAACACTGAACAAAatgatttggttaatttttccaCTTATGATTAATAATGATTTTATAATGAAATAGAAATGTAGTgttttgaaaatctgttttcttctgagcttatctgtgttttctttggagTTTGAAACTGAGTTTGAAATGTGTCAGAAAAGCATTAGAATG from Amphiprion ocellaris isolate individual 3 ecotype Okinawa chromosome 14, ASM2253959v1, whole genome shotgun sequence encodes the following:
- the rab38b gene encoding ras-related protein Rab-38b — translated: MTNYPTHSNGMQSLRKEHLYKVLVIGDLGVGKTSIIRRYVHQTYSTNYRATIGVDFALKVLNWDSETVRLQLWDIAGQERFGNMTRVYYREAMGAFIVFDVTRPTTFEAVIKWKEDLDSKLMMSNGQSIATVLLANKCDQGRELTNNGIKMDQFCKDHGFVGWFETSAKDNLNINEAANFLVKHIMATENDILKSVVPDTISPQLNSNREMSCSGCFK